Proteins found in one Nostoc sp. NIES-3756 genomic segment:
- a CDS encoding Uma2 family endonuclease, whose protein sequence is MTTTLHKSITLVEFLKLPETKPASEFIDGYIYQKPMPQGKHSRLQLKLCNAVNQVAEEPEIALAFPELRCTFGGRSIVPDVSVFTWERIPFDSNGEIENSFGIYPDWTIEILSPEQSTIKVIRNIIHCLKYGTKLGWLIDPDERIVLVFLPGQAPLEMSGEEILPVPNFLKLNLTVTQVFTWLKPSRTKRMF, encoded by the coding sequence ATGACAACGACGCTGCACAAATCTATTACCTTAGTAGAGTTTCTCAAACTACCAGAAACCAAACCTGCTAGTGAATTTATTGATGGTTATATATACCAGAAACCGATGCCACAAGGCAAACATTCCCGACTACAATTAAAACTTTGTAACGCAGTTAATCAAGTAGCTGAAGAACCAGAAATTGCTTTAGCCTTTCCTGAATTACGTTGTACGTTTGGTGGACGTTCGATTGTTCCTGATGTGAGTGTCTTCACCTGGGAAAGGATTCCCTTTGATAGTAATGGGGAAATTGAAAATAGTTTTGGGATTTATCCTGACTGGACAATTGAAATTCTCTCACCAGAACAGAGTACGATTAAGGTAATTAGAAATATAATTCACTGCTTAAAATATGGTACTAAATTAGGATGGTTAATTGATCCAGATGAGCGTATAGTGTTAGTCTTTTTGCCAGGACAAGCGCCTTTAGAGATGAGTGGAGAAGAAATATTACCTGTGCCAAACTTTCTAAAACTAAATTTAACAGTTACACAAGTATTTACGTGGCTAAAACCAAGTAGAACTAAGAGGATGTTTTAA
- the purQ gene encoding phosphoribosylformylglycinamidine synthase subunit PurQ, giving the protein MKFGVVVFPGSNCDRDVAYVTRDLLGQPTRMVWHQDTDIADLDVVIIPGGFSYGDYLRCGAIARFSPVMQQVVEHAQKGKLVLGICNGFQVLTETGLLPGALTRNRDLHFICDRVPLKVETTSNPWTQAYNPSEVITLPIAHGEGRFYADEATLSQIEDNGQVVFRYAGENPNGSLNNIAGICDRKGNVLGMMPHPERASDPVLGSNDGLKLFQGLLEKVVALA; this is encoded by the coding sequence ATGAAATTTGGTGTTGTTGTATTTCCGGGTTCTAATTGCGATCGCGATGTTGCTTATGTCACTAGAGATTTGCTAGGGCAACCAACTCGCATGGTTTGGCATCAAGACACTGATATTGCCGATTTGGATGTGGTGATTATCCCTGGTGGTTTTAGCTACGGTGACTATTTGCGCTGTGGTGCGATCGCCAGGTTCTCGCCTGTGATGCAGCAGGTGGTAGAACACGCGCAAAAGGGTAAGTTAGTGCTGGGTATTTGTAATGGTTTTCAGGTATTAACTGAAACCGGATTGTTACCTGGGGCATTAACGAGAAATCGAGATTTGCATTTTATTTGCGATCGCGTCCCTCTCAAGGTTGAGACTACAAGTAACCCTTGGACTCAAGCTTACAACCCTAGCGAAGTCATCACCCTGCCAATTGCCCACGGCGAAGGCAGATTTTATGCGGATGAGGCTACTTTATCCCAGATTGAAGATAATGGGCAGGTGGTGTTCCGTTATGCGGGTGAAAACCCCAACGGTTCCCTAAATAACATAGCCGGGATTTGCGATCGCAAAGGCAATGTTTTAGGGATGATGCCACACCCAGAAAGAGCCTCTGACCCTGTGCTTGGCAGTAACGATGGATTAAAGTTATTCCAAGGGTTGCTGGAAAAGGTGGTGGCGTTGGCGTAA
- the purS gene encoding phosphoribosylformylglycinamidine synthase subunit PurS yields the protein MQTKYLAKIFVTLRPSVLDPAGVAVQSGLQQMGYDNVENVRIGKYIELTITTNDKTKAHEDLDRICDQMLSNPVIENYRYDLIEVETQTGVF from the coding sequence GTGCAAACCAAGTATCTAGCCAAAATTTTCGTGACGCTACGTCCTTCAGTTTTAGACCCAGCCGGCGTGGCTGTACAATCCGGCCTGCAACAAATGGGATACGATAACGTAGAAAATGTACGCATCGGTAAGTATATAGAACTCACCATCACCACCAACGATAAAACCAAGGCTCATGAAGATTTAGACCGCATTTGTGACCAAATGTTATCCAATCCCGTAATCGAAAATTACCGCTATGATTTGATTGAAGTCGAAACCCAGACGGGAGTATTTTAG
- a CDS encoding Fur family transcriptional regulator, translating to MRAIRTRSQERILNLLQTIKQGISAQDIYVELRNRNQSMGLATVYRSLEALKLEGLVQVRTLANGEALYSLAQQDKHHLTCLQCGASIPIHQCPVHDLEDQLQTAHKFKIFYHTLEFFGLCGSCQVEQTSEISQ from the coding sequence ATGAGAGCCATCCGCACCCGCAGCCAAGAACGCATTTTAAACTTGTTGCAAACCATTAAGCAAGGCATTTCTGCCCAAGATATTTATGTCGAACTCCGTAACCGCAATCAGAGTATGGGGTTAGCAACAGTTTACCGCTCATTGGAAGCGTTAAAACTAGAGGGCTTAGTTCAGGTGCGGACTTTAGCTAATGGGGAAGCCCTCTACAGCCTAGCGCAGCAAGATAAACACCATCTCACTTGTTTACAATGTGGTGCATCAATTCCCATTCATCAATGCCCTGTTCACGATTTGGAAGATCAGTTACAAACTGCCCATAAGTTTAAGATTTTTTACCACACTCTAGAATTTTTCGGTTTATGTGGTAGTTGCCAAGTAGAGCAAACAAGTGAGATTAGTCAATAG
- a CDS encoding SPFH domain-containing protein: MDQLFLLIVLALGGSAVAGSVRVVSQGNEALVERLGSYNKKLEPGLNFVIPFIDKTVYQGTIREKVLDIPPQKCITRDNVGIEVDAVVYWRIVDMEKAWYKVENLQSAMVNLVLTQIRSEMGQLELDQTFTARSQINELLLRDLDIATDPWGVKVTRVELRDIIPSQAVRESMELQMSAERRRRAAILNSEGEREAAVNSARGKAEAQILDAEARQKSVILQAEAEQKAIVLKAQAERQQQVLKAQAIAESAEIIAQKIDSNSTASAALEVLLALGYLDMGSTIGKSDSSKVMFIDPRSIPATLEGIRSIVSDSPQSAVNGQSAGF; the protein is encoded by the coding sequence ATGGATCAGTTATTTTTACTCATCGTTTTGGCGCTTGGTGGTTCTGCTGTGGCGGGATCTGTGAGAGTTGTTAGTCAAGGTAATGAAGCTTTAGTAGAAAGATTGGGTAGCTATAACAAAAAGCTAGAACCAGGGCTAAATTTTGTCATTCCTTTTATCGATAAAACAGTTTACCAAGGAACTATCCGCGAAAAGGTTTTAGATATTCCACCCCAAAAATGTATTACCCGTGACAACGTAGGTATTGAAGTAGACGCGGTGGTTTACTGGCGAATTGTCGATATGGAAAAAGCTTGGTACAAAGTAGAAAATCTCCAGTCGGCAATGGTGAACTTGGTACTTACGCAAATTCGCTCGGAAATGGGACAGTTGGAGTTAGACCAAACCTTTACCGCTCGTTCCCAAATTAATGAACTTTTGTTACGGGATCTAGACATTGCTACCGACCCTTGGGGTGTGAAGGTGACACGGGTAGAACTGCGAGATATTATCCCCTCCCAAGCAGTGCGGGAATCGATGGAATTGCAAATGTCCGCAGAAAGACGCAGAAGGGCAGCAATTTTAAATTCTGAAGGTGAACGGGAAGCAGCCGTTAATTCTGCCAGAGGTAAAGCCGAAGCGCAAATCTTAGATGCAGAAGCCCGGCAAAAGTCTGTAATCTTACAAGCAGAAGCAGAACAAAAAGCTATAGTCCTCAAAGCCCAAGCTGAACGTCAGCAGCAAGTTCTCAAAGCTCAGGCGATCGCAGAATCCGCAGAAATTATAGCCCAAAAAATCGACTCAAATTCCACCGCCAGCGCCGCATTAGAAGTGCTGTTGGCTTTAGGCTATCTAGATATGGGTTCCACCATCGGTAAGAGCGATAGCAGCAAAGTCATGTTCATCGATCCCCGCAGCATCCCCGCAACTCTAGAAGGTATCCGTTCGATAGTTTCTGATAGTCCACAGTCCGCAGTTAATGGTCAAAGCGCAGGATTCTAA
- a CDS encoding NfeD family protein encodes MPTFTLIWLIGGAVLCLTELFLPSAFVAFMMGISALIVALLSQFGLPLWLQVVAWLFLSTSLILLSRRFLQPQRRKSKIRDAVVAETLTEILPGQAGRVLYEGNSWRAKCDDEKIAVPPHQRVYVVRREGTTLIVMPENLLGFSH; translated from the coding sequence ATGCCAACGTTTACTTTAATCTGGCTCATCGGTGGAGCAGTTCTTTGTTTAACAGAATTGTTTTTACCATCGGCTTTTGTCGCCTTCATGATGGGAATTAGCGCCTTAATTGTGGCGTTACTATCTCAATTTGGCTTGCCTTTATGGTTGCAAGTTGTAGCTTGGTTGTTTCTTTCCACCAGTTTGATTTTGCTTTCTCGGCGATTTTTGCAACCACAACGGCGTAAGTCAAAAATTCGGGATGCAGTTGTGGCAGAAACTTTAACAGAAATTCTGCCTGGGCAAGCAGGAAGAGTTCTATACGAAGGCAATTCTTGGCGGGCAAAATGTGATGACGAGAAAATCGCTGTTCCCCCTCATCAAAGGGTTTATGTAGTTAGGCGAGAAGGAACAACATTAATTGTGATGCCAGAAAATTTGTTGGGTTTTAGCCATTAA
- a CDS encoding PP2C family protein-serine/threonine phosphatase — protein MLSTKRIVYCINQNCEQPINPVGERVCASCQTPLVHRYLWAIGSVATEIPLGTKVADRYEVVKQQVWLDTHPELSPEAPQELPPDILPYLRLYPERSHLPQVYGFVSSQQEGVDNILLLENVPIDEEGNIYPAIINAWEQAKPVRQVYWLWQILQLWKPLSELKLAHNLLKSDNLRVQGWCVRLLELNPSTATQQPTLKDLSYSWQPLLELGKTSVTSQLQNIAQQMASEVELETITTQLNKLLLTAAGELPLSFNIAGATDTGPELSQNEDTCYPNTAVDSQELLIPNLAIVCDGIGGHQGGEVASQLAVQSLKLQMRALLAEVAAQPEIVPPDLLQEQLEASLRVANNLINARNDEQKRQGRERMATTLVMAVQVPQRVLTTSGWQADNAHELYIANIGDSRAYWITRDYCQQLTVDDDVVTREVRSARSLYRQALQRYDANALTQALGTKDAESLRLVIKRFIIDEEGLLLLCSDGLSDNNWVENCWRGFAVPVLTGEMTVEEAAEEWINLANERNGHDNTSVVLTHYRVSKEYLVPVPPPPPLVEIPEPEPAEIETYQEEESVLAESSQALLDLSLPDEPDPVPVRFKKSSRRSRRKPLVLVGGLFALLVGGTGLGLLAWSQLSPQTFQQMCQKLPPEVQQYCPPR, from the coding sequence ATGCTTTCTACCAAACGAATAGTTTATTGCATAAATCAAAACTGTGAGCAGCCGATTAATCCTGTAGGAGAGCGTGTTTGTGCTAGTTGTCAAACGCCTTTAGTTCACCGTTATCTTTGGGCAATAGGCTCAGTTGCAACCGAAATTCCTCTAGGTACGAAGGTAGCAGATAGATATGAGGTAGTTAAGCAGCAAGTTTGGCTAGATACTCACCCTGAACTATCACCAGAAGCACCACAAGAATTGCCACCGGATATTCTGCCTTATCTTCGCTTATATCCAGAGCGATCGCATCTCCCCCAAGTTTACGGTTTTGTTTCCTCTCAGCAAGAGGGTGTGGATAATATCCTATTACTAGAAAATGTCCCCATAGATGAAGAAGGCAACATCTATCCAGCTATTATCAATGCCTGGGAACAAGCCAAACCAGTTAGGCAAGTTTATTGGCTGTGGCAAATTCTCCAACTGTGGAAACCCTTATCAGAATTAAAGCTGGCTCATAACTTGTTGAAGTCAGATAATTTACGAGTTCAAGGTTGGTGTGTGCGACTGTTGGAATTAAACCCCAGCACAGCCACCCAACAGCCGACGTTAAAAGATTTAAGTTATTCCTGGCAACCTTTACTAGAGTTAGGCAAAACCTCAGTCACTTCACAGTTGCAAAACATAGCCCAGCAGATGGCTTCAGAGGTAGAGTTAGAAACTATTACTACTCAACTCAATAAATTATTACTCACCGCAGCAGGAGAATTACCATTATCCTTTAACATCGCTGGGGCGACGGATACAGGCCCCGAACTCAGCCAAAATGAAGATACTTGTTACCCCAATACTGCTGTTGACTCCCAGGAATTATTAATACCAAATTTGGCGATCGTTTGTGATGGTATTGGCGGACACCAAGGCGGTGAAGTGGCGAGTCAATTGGCGGTGCAGTCTTTAAAATTACAGATGCGTGCTTTGCTTGCCGAAGTAGCAGCACAACCAGAAATTGTACCGCCCGACTTATTGCAGGAACAATTAGAAGCCAGCTTGCGCGTAGCTAACAACCTCATCAATGCGCGGAACGATGAACAAAAGCGCCAAGGTAGAGAACGTATGGCGACAACTCTCGTCATGGCAGTACAAGTACCCCAACGAGTATTAACCACCTCTGGATGGCAAGCAGATAACGCTCATGAGCTTTATATAGCGAATATAGGTGATAGCCGTGCTTATTGGATAACCCGTGATTATTGCCAACAACTCACAGTAGATGATGATGTCGTCACTAGAGAAGTGCGTTCTGCTAGGAGTTTGTATAGGCAAGCACTCCAAAGATATGATGCCAATGCCCTCACTCAAGCTTTAGGTACAAAAGATGCCGAATCTTTAAGGCTGGTAATTAAACGCTTTATTATCGATGAAGAAGGCCTTTTATTACTGTGTTCGGATGGGTTAAGCGATAATAACTGGGTAGAAAATTGTTGGCGAGGGTTTGCTGTACCAGTGCTAACAGGTGAGATGACAGTCGAAGAAGCTGCCGAGGAATGGATTAATCTTGCCAATGAGAGAAACGGTCATGATAATACTTCCGTTGTGCTAACTCATTATCGTGTTTCTAAAGAATACTTAGTCCCAGTCCCACCGCCGCCACCACTAGTAGAGATTCCAGAACCAGAACCAGCCGAAATAGAAACATATCAAGAGGAAGAATCTGTCTTGGCAGAAAGTTCTCAAGCATTGCTAGATTTATCACTCCCAGATGAACCAGATCCCGTTCCAGTCCGATTCAAAAAATCAAGCCGCCGCAGTCGCCGCAAACCGTTAGTCCTGGTTGGGGGATTATTCGCCTTGTTAGTAGGTGGTACAGGCTTAGGATTATTAGCTTGGTCGCAACTTAGTCCCCAAACATTCCAGCAGATGTGTCAAAAATTACCTCCAGAAGTGCAGCAGTATTGTCCACCGCGTTAG
- a CDS encoding ferredoxin-thioredoxin reductase variable chain: MAVEVLVEKGVNVVMKVGDRVSVKESVVVYHHPEHRGQAFDLKASEGEIVEIVTQWQGRPVSANLPFLVQFGKKFKAHLRENELEVI; encoded by the coding sequence ATAGCTGTGGAAGTACTTGTCGAAAAAGGTGTGAATGTTGTTATGAAAGTAGGCGATCGCGTTAGTGTCAAAGAATCGGTAGTAGTTTACCATCATCCTGAACATCGGGGTCAGGCTTTTGACCTCAAAGCCTCAGAAGGCGAAATTGTGGAGATTGTCACCCAATGGCAAGGTAGACCTGTCAGTGCTAACCTGCCTTTTCTTGTCCAGTTTGGTAAGAAGTTTAAAGCTCACCTACGGGAAAATGAGTTAGAAGTTATCTAA
- a CDS encoding YdcF family protein: MFLYLSKLLPLFFYPLGLASVCLVVALVTLRKRPRIATTAIALSLTLLLLCSNAWVSKYLVRSLEWQNLPPAQLPNAEAIVVLGGATKSPSPPRMMADLSEQGDRVIYAAQLYRQNKAPLIVLSGGRIDWRGSGSPESADMANILTSLGIPAEALIQEPDSLNTYQNAVNVKKILENRRIGKVLLVTSALHMPRSLKIFQRQGIDVIPAPTDFLVSEGDLQELGNTPKAAILNLLPDTYNLHLFTYALKEYVGSFIYWLRGWV, from the coding sequence ATGTTCTTATATTTATCTAAATTACTACCACTGTTTTTCTATCCTTTAGGGTTAGCCAGCGTTTGTTTAGTGGTAGCACTGGTAACATTGCGGAAACGTCCACGGATAGCGACTACAGCTATAGCTTTGTCCTTAACTTTATTATTGTTGTGTAGTAATGCCTGGGTATCTAAATACTTAGTGCGATCGCTAGAATGGCAAAATCTCCCCCCCGCACAATTACCCAATGCGGAAGCTATCGTAGTATTAGGCGGTGCAACTAAATCACCCTCTCCGCCAAGGATGATGGCTGACTTAAGCGAACAAGGCGATCGCGTCATTTACGCTGCCCAATTATACCGCCAAAACAAAGCCCCGCTCATTGTCCTCAGTGGCGGCCGCATTGATTGGCGCGGAAGCGGTTCACCGGAATCAGCAGATATGGCAAATATCCTTACCTCCCTCGGTATTCCGGCTGAAGCATTGATTCAAGAACCAGACTCACTCAACACATATCAAAATGCCGTAAATGTCAAGAAAATTCTCGAAAATCGTCGTATTGGCAAAGTATTACTGGTAACATCAGCATTACATATGCCGCGATCGCTCAAAATTTTTCAGCGTCAGGGTATAGATGTGATTCCTGCACCTACCGACTTTCTAGTAAGTGAAGGCGACCTACAAGAACTAGGCAACACCCCCAAAGCCGCTATATTGAATTTATTACCAGATACTTACAACTTACACCTATTCACCTACGCCCTAAAAGAATACGTTGGCAGCTTTATTTATTGGTTACGTGGCTGGGTGTAA
- a CDS encoding HIT family protein, with amino-acid sequence MKQPKNQFSHLTAIDRTYLSFPAQFLLNQNLLQGKILDFGCGFGNDVKILAQKGFDITGYDPYYFSQYPQNKFDTIICSYVLNVLFPEEQANVLMEVSYLLKPGGKAYYVVRRDIKKEGFREHYVHKKPTYQCIVKLPFYSIYVDESRAIYEYSHYNNQRNSSNYCIFCNPRKNLNLLTESATAYAMFDGYPVSKGHILVIPKRHVSNYFDLPLKEQSACWLMVNKVQKFLQAEFAPDGFNIGMNINKTAGQNIMHATIHIIPRYNGDAIGAKSGIRTVIPKTKH; translated from the coding sequence ATGAAACAGCCAAAAAATCAATTTAGCCATCTCACCGCGATCGACAGAACTTATCTATCATTTCCCGCACAGTTCCTACTCAATCAGAATTTACTACAAGGTAAAATCTTAGATTTTGGTTGTGGTTTTGGTAATGACGTTAAAATTTTGGCTCAAAAAGGCTTTGATATTACAGGTTACGACCCTTATTATTTCTCTCAATATCCTCAAAATAAGTTTGACACTATAATTTGCTCTTATGTATTAAATGTTTTATTTCCTGAAGAACAAGCTAATGTCCTCATGGAAGTTTCTTATTTATTAAAACCAGGAGGTAAAGCTTATTATGTTGTCAGGAGAGATATCAAAAAAGAAGGTTTTAGAGAACATTATGTTCATAAAAAGCCTACATATCAGTGTATTGTTAAACTTCCCTTCTACTCAATCTATGTAGATGAAAGTCGGGCAATATATGAATACTCCCATTACAATAATCAACGCAATTCATCTAATTACTGTATATTTTGTAACCCCCGCAAAAACTTAAACTTACTAACTGAATCAGCAACAGCTTACGCCATGTTTGATGGCTATCCCGTTAGTAAAGGACATATACTAGTTATTCCTAAACGCCACGTTAGCAACTATTTCGACTTACCATTAAAAGAACAATCTGCTTGCTGGCTAATGGTGAATAAAGTTCAAAAGTTCCTCCAAGCAGAATTTGCACCAGATGGCTTTAATATAGGCATGAACATCAATAAAACCGCCGGACAAAACATTATGCACGCTACTATTCATATCATTCCCCGCTACAACGGTGATGCAATAGGTGCTAAAAGCGGCATAAGAACCGTCATCCCCAAAACCAAACATTAA
- a CDS encoding acyl-CoA thioesterase, translating into MPFAYNRTIRFSDTDAAGVVYFTNTLSICHEAYEESLKISGINLKDFFTNPVVGFPIVHANVDFFRPLFCGDQVIISLTPQKIGAERFEINYEIFLADVLVAKAVTRHVCIDVSSRNKQELPAEISQWLESYRKDTEEMERRKARELI; encoded by the coding sequence ATGCCTTTTGCTTATAACCGAACAATTCGCTTTTCAGATACAGATGCTGCGGGAGTTGTTTATTTCACTAACACACTCAGCATCTGCCATGAAGCCTACGAAGAATCTCTCAAAATATCAGGAATTAATCTCAAAGATTTTTTTACTAATCCTGTAGTGGGTTTCCCCATTGTTCATGCCAATGTAGATTTTTTCCGTCCTCTATTTTGTGGGGATCAAGTAATAATTAGCTTAACACCACAAAAAATAGGTGCGGAAAGGTTTGAGATTAATTATGAAATTTTCTTGGCAGATGTGTTAGTTGCTAAGGCAGTAACTCGACACGTTTGTATTGATGTTAGTAGTAGAAATAAGCAAGAATTACCTGCTGAGATTAGCCAGTGGTTGGAAAGTTATCGTAAGGATACGGAGGAGATGGAAAGGAGGAAGGCGAGAGAGTTGATTTAG
- a CDS encoding T3SS effector HopA1 family protein translates to MLDYSANPLLNSLMDIATNIQIKPNFCIDHPSYQPFALPTKVADRFQHNSVALQNKYLALLLRNFLYGIYYNGVLQNNLTPDDYTNYSVPQNLATNSTVGIDWEFYEQLQANNHGRGYFDPSWQVLRKEPDGSMAVTKGGLTLYIEPDCHLKPGKKSAAVGESVAIWMPNNRLQNGYYLAVSDVGQEQISHPEADLGTGRIYFNFNATGAIALMDSLTQQLNTATIPFTFQVLYNPCAYGRYDSGVLYFEHHDYPAIHKVLQVVYKKYQGYFRPEIPLFTKFLAPGLSLAEEPTQKFAAQESFGMNRCQIVANALLEAWNKGKNAVEERMKTINQHFQRHSIDLQRPYLNPTSKDIYSPLKL, encoded by the coding sequence ATGCTAGATTATTCTGCTAACCCACTACTTAATTCTCTGATGGATATTGCCACTAATATCCAAATCAAGCCCAACTTCTGTATCGATCATCCCAGTTATCAACCTTTTGCTCTACCAACTAAAGTAGCAGATAGATTTCAGCATAACTCGGTTGCCCTACAAAATAAATACCTTGCCTTACTGTTGCGTAACTTCTTATATGGAATATATTACAACGGTGTCTTACAAAATAATTTGACACCTGATGACTATACTAATTACTCAGTACCACAGAATTTAGCTACAAATTCAACTGTCGGTATTGATTGGGAATTTTACGAACAATTGCAAGCTAACAATCATGGTAGAGGTTATTTTGACCCCAGTTGGCAGGTATTACGTAAAGAACCTGATGGTAGTATGGCAGTTACTAAAGGTGGCTTAACCTTATATATTGAACCAGATTGCCATTTAAAACCCGGTAAAAAATCTGCGGCTGTAGGCGAGTCTGTAGCGATTTGGATGCCTAATAATCGCTTACAAAACGGTTATTATTTAGCAGTGAGTGATGTTGGACAGGAACAGATAAGTCATCCAGAGGCTGATTTAGGTACAGGGAGAATCTATTTTAATTTTAATGCGACTGGTGCGATCGCTCTGATGGATAGTTTAACCCAGCAGTTAAACACCGCCACCATTCCCTTCACCTTCCAAGTTCTTTACAACCCTTGCGCCTACGGACGCTACGACTCAGGCGTACTTTACTTTGAACATCACGACTATCCAGCAATTCACAAAGTTCTACAAGTTGTATATAAAAAATATCAAGGTTATTTTCGTCCAGAGATACCCTTATTCACTAAGTTTTTAGCACCTGGGTTGAGTTTAGCCGAAGAACCAACGCAAAAATTCGCCGCACAAGAAAGTTTTGGTATGAACCGTTGTCAAATTGTCGCTAATGCTTTATTAGAAGCTTGGAACAAAGGTAAGAATGCAGTGGAAGAACGTATGAAAACGATTAATCAACACTTTCAACGCCATTCTATAGATTTACAACGTCCTTATCTCAACCCTACCTCTAAGGATATATATTCACCTTTAAAGCTATAA
- a CDS encoding phosphotransferase family protein: protein MSLPLSSQNVIQYLQAVGMCSLEDGKLEVLNLPVNRKNYNLVVDVVGNHKLLVKQEHGTENEGIIHELFNEWLFHQLLQKFPVLGNISAIAPLVVHFDEENSILVRNYFSEYLDLGQYYKNSNIFPTDIAAAIGTTLAALHRTTFQGKEYRDFMATAPQGQFRYHFYNPAQGIGSLDPAIFGNIPTGALKFHVLYQRYESLEAAIADLAYEWNACCLTHNDLKLNNILIHSRWNQLDNCLVQLIDWEACTWGDPAFDVGTILASYLEIWLESLIVDPTLELAESLQLAMTPLEEIQPSLVALLQGYLQAFPMILTYHPNFLVRVIKFTGLALIHQIQDKINKYKLFTDSHLYMLEVAKNFLTMPEQSVLSIFGISEEEILSPIAKIQQIPQPEKEKQLVRLYYENTRLRGC from the coding sequence ATGTCATTACCACTGTCTTCTCAAAATGTGATTCAGTATCTGCAAGCAGTAGGTATGTGTAGCTTAGAAGATGGCAAATTAGAAGTATTGAATTTGCCAGTTAATCGGAAGAATTACAATTTAGTGGTAGATGTAGTAGGTAATCACAAGCTACTAGTTAAACAAGAACATGGTACGGAAAACGAGGGAATTATCCATGAATTGTTTAATGAGTGGCTATTTCACCAATTACTACAAAAGTTTCCAGTTTTAGGTAATATTTCTGCGATCGCGCCTTTAGTGGTACATTTTGATGAGGAAAATTCCATCCTCGTTCGCAATTATTTCAGCGAATACCTAGATTTAGGTCAATATTATAAAAACAGCAATATTTTTCCTACAGACATCGCGGCTGCTATTGGGACGACGCTAGCAGCGTTACACCGGACTACCTTTCAAGGTAAAGAATACCGTGATTTTATGGCGACAGCGCCGCAAGGACAGTTCCGCTATCATTTTTACAATCCAGCACAAGGAATAGGTTCCCTTGATCCAGCGATTTTTGGTAATATTCCTACTGGAGCCTTAAAATTTCATGTTCTCTATCAGCGTTACGAGAGTTTAGAAGCTGCGATCGCTGATCTGGCTTATGAGTGGAACGCTTGCTGTTTAACTCATAACGACCTCAAGCTCAACAATATATTAATTCATTCCCGATGGAACCAATTAGATAATTGCCTTGTGCAATTAATTGATTGGGAAGCTTGTACATGGGGAGATCCCGCTTTTGATGTAGGAACTATTTTGGCTAGTTATTTAGAAATTTGGCTTGAGAGTTTAATTGTAGATCCTACTCTAGAATTGGCAGAATCGTTACAACTGGCAATGACACCACTAGAGGAAATTCAACCATCATTAGTGGCTTTGTTACAAGGTTATTTACAAGCATTTCCGATGATTTTGACATATCATCCTAATTTTTTGGTGCGAGTGATTAAGTTTACAGGACTGGCTTTAATCCATCAAATTCAGGACAAAATTAATAAATATAAATTATTTACTGATTCTCACCTTTATATGTTGGAAGTAGCCAAAAATTTCCTAACTATGCCTGAACAATCTGTACTCAGTATTTTTGGGATCTCGGAGGAGGAAATTCTCTCTCCCATAGCCAAAATTCAACAGATACCACAACCTGAAAAAGAAAAACAGCTAGTGCGTCTTTATTACGAAAACACTCGCTTACGTGGTTGCTAA
- a CDS encoding TMEM14 family protein yields the protein MNLSIIAAIAYGALTVIGGIIGYKQANSQVSLLSGIISGLLLFTAAYLQLQGNGWGLILATAVTGALVIVFAIRLAKTRKFMPAGLMTILGMLSLAVLVNQIVVSQ from the coding sequence ATGAATTTAAGTATAATTGCTGCGATCGCCTATGGTGCGTTAACTGTTATTGGTGGCATTATTGGTTACAAGCAGGCTAATAGTCAAGTTTCCCTCCTTAGTGGTATTATTAGCGGTTTACTGCTTTTTACTGCTGCTTACTTACAACTCCAAGGCAACGGTTGGGGCTTAATTTTAGCAACTGCTGTTACTGGTGCTTTAGTCATAGTTTTTGCAATAAGATTAGCTAAAACACGTAAGTTTATGCCGGCTGGTTTAATGACTATTTTAGGTATGTTGTCACTTGCTGTTTTGGTCAATCAAATTGTAGTTTCTCAATAA